A stretch of the Planctomycetota bacterium genome encodes the following:
- the nuoK gene encoding NADH-quinone oxidoreductase subunit NuoK — translation MPDALLHASTLLGQAAFPEPMAASHLAHYLVVSAAMFALGVVGFLTRRNLIIMFLCTEMMFQAAGIALIAFSRYHLNHDGQTFVIFVLTVAAAEAALALALVVFLFRKRDSLSAEAWSELKG, via the coding sequence ATGCCTGACGCACTCCTGCACGCCTCGACGCTGCTGGGCCAGGCGGCCTTCCCCGAGCCCATGGCGGCCTCGCACCTGGCCCACTACCTGGTGGTCTCGGCGGCGATGTTCGCGCTGGGCGTCGTCGGCTTCCTGACGCGCCGCAACCTGATCATCATGTTCCTGTGCACGGAGATGATGTTCCAGGCCGCTGGCATCGCGCTGATCGCCTTTAGCCGCTACCACCTCAACCACGACGGCCAGACGTTCGTGATCTTCGTGCTCACGGTGGCGGCGGCCGAGGCGGCCCTGGCGCTCGCGCTGGTCGTATTCCTGTTCCGCAAGCGGGACT
- a CDS encoding NADH-quinone oxidoreductase subunit J: protein MISPVLLYLALAIGGVGVAISIPRKRYQAQLIGGIVAATGVGLLILPLGFTSLAREDGLPNPFFHVFAIIALGSCLQVITHRRPVYAVLYFVLSILASAGLYVLLAAEFMALALVAIYAGAILITYVFVIMLATQQPTEDDLDALAEYDAVGRGPLTATIASFALLAALTTMLFRGIDELPEPSAVDQIAVLDRIPGRVERVLEREELIQSGDRVLSVAAVAGEPRAIVETSGGGTRQVALPADLAPYNSEALGFNLLADYPGTIEIAGVLLLMAMVGAVVLARKFAQIDEEEKAAAAMAASDRLGGAGGGNDA from the coding sequence GTGATCAGCCCCGTGTTGCTCTACCTCGCACTAGCGATCGGCGGCGTGGGCGTTGCCATCTCCATCCCGAGGAAGCGATACCAGGCCCAGCTGATCGGCGGCATCGTGGCGGCCACGGGCGTCGGCCTGCTGATCCTGCCGCTGGGCTTCACGAGCCTGGCGCGCGAGGACGGCCTGCCCAACCCCTTCTTCCACGTGTTCGCGATCATCGCGCTGGGCTCGTGCCTGCAGGTCATCACCCACCGCCGCCCGGTGTACGCGGTGCTCTACTTCGTGCTGAGCATCCTGGCGAGCGCGGGGCTCTACGTGCTGCTGGCGGCGGAGTTCATGGCGCTGGCGCTCGTGGCGATCTACGCGGGGGCCATCCTGATCACCTACGTCTTCGTGATCATGCTGGCCACCCAGCAGCCCACCGAGGACGACCTCGACGCCCTGGCGGAGTACGACGCGGTGGGCCGCGGCCCGCTGACGGCGACCATCGCGAGCTTCGCGCTGCTGGCGGCCTTGACCACCATGCTCTTCCGCGGCATCGATGAGCTCCCCGAGCCCTCGGCGGTCGACCAGATCGCCGTGCTGGACCGCATCCCGGGCCGCGTGGAGCGGGTGCTGGAACGCGAGGAGCTGATCCAGTCGGGCGACCGCGTGCTGAGCGTGGCGGCCGTCGCGGGCGAGCCACGGGCGATCGTGGAGACCAGCGGCGGGGGCACACGCCAGGTCGCCCTGCCGGCCGACCTGGCGCCGTACAACAGCGAGGCGCTGGGCTTCAACCTGCTGGCGGACTATCCAGGCACGATCGAGATCGCGGGCGTGCTGCTGCTGATGGCGATGGTGGGTGCCGTGGTACTGGCCCGCAAGTTCGCGCAGATCGACGAGGAGGAGAAGGCGGCGGCGGCGATGGCGGCGAGCGATCGCCTCGGTGGCGCGGGGGGCGGCAACGATGCCTGA
- a CDS encoding CDP-alcohol phosphatidyltransferase family protein translates to MQQPAATGPRQNIPNALTILRLALAATVVALLADADPVGVAVGPRTDLLTAATLFAIAAATDALDGFLARRWNAVTILGRVMDPLADKLLVLGTLVMLAGPAFAAGPAGAPAAGFTGWMVVVILGRELLVTSIRGAFEARGVDFSASLSGKLKMIMQSLVIPACLLAVAIWPIEQPRGIAWAIAAAAWATTLVTAWSAVPYLMRAVRASSEAGAGDVDAEAPG, encoded by the coding sequence GTGCAGCAGCCCGCGGCCACGGGGCCACGCCAGAACATCCCCAATGCCCTGACCATCCTGCGGCTGGCGCTGGCGGCCACCGTCGTCGCGCTCCTGGCCGACGCCGACCCGGTGGGCGTCGCCGTGGGCCCGCGCACCGATCTGCTCACCGCGGCGACGCTCTTCGCCATTGCGGCGGCCACCGACGCCCTCGACGGCTTTCTTGCCCGCCGGTGGAACGCCGTGACCATCCTCGGCCGCGTCATGGACCCCCTTGCCGACAAGCTGCTGGTGCTTGGCACCCTGGTGATGCTCGCCGGGCCGGCCTTCGCCGCCGGGCCCGCCGGAGCGCCCGCCGCAGGCTTCACGGGCTGGATGGTCGTGGTCATCCTGGGCCGCGAGCTGCTGGTGACCTCGATCCGCGGGGCCTTCGAGGCCCGGGGCGTGGATTTCTCGGCGAGCCTGAGCGGCAAATTGAAAATGATCATGCAATCGCTAGTAATCCCCGCCTGCCTGCTCGCCGTGGCCATTTGGCCCATTGAGCAGCCCCGCGGCATTGCCTGGGCCATCGCCGCCGCTGCCTGGGCCACCACGCTCGTGACCGCCTGGTCGGCGGTGCCCTATCTCATGCGTGCGGTCCGGGC